Proteins found in one Streptococcus iniae genomic segment:
- a CDS encoding leucine-rich repeat domain-containing protein: MKKHSYLLMAGIALTCSLSLSACHSQGEKKPNQPSKHLKSKKVDAKKKSKTSQKKQKGVAGVDYPTDDGFMLSKQSKILSKTDSGIVVEHDGHSHFIFYKDLKGSQFAYLIPEGANLSKPMVTAEASSNHGSGHHYVFNPADIVAEDAQGYTVRHGDHFHYILKSSLGMSVSPSTNMQVQAQHNFVRNVNYTPQGSGISGLDFATSDGFKFDGKEIVGQTKDSILVNHNGHLHPITFNDLRQSGWGEIADYYESQSKGDKKNTPKDALEEEFKAKLDYLAKELGLSTDLIKRIETKDGKLGLEYPHGDHSHVLMLTDFEIGKAIPDPHDLYHARQLEKHKIGMQTLKNMGFDDEVVLDIVRTHMVATDFPSNETNPKAMEKWLASVTKVDLGSRKNPLKRFGLSYLPNLEALGIGFTPIDDMTPVLQFKKLKQLLMTATGVKNYDFLSQMPMLESIDVSQNGLDDLSFLVPYKKLNLVAAADNNLKTLAPLAELPNLQFLVLSNNQISDLSPLASLSKIQEIHIENNKLSNLNALTGKESLKILNLSENKGFDADSLKLPNLEMLTLEKVDLKSLDFIKNNPSLTELTVSHNQLKQLDGIEGHKRLVNLKAESNQLQTIKLPHKQESLKYLNVSKNELKDLEGVNDYQKLETLRAATNKLTSLKLKEANHQVTSLDVSDNNIPLEELKQPQENAIPIVIAQNFPSVREGSAADNGTAEEKAKRATDAESASHEELEHSEDDHHNHEHHHHDEDEHDHDH; this comes from the coding sequence ATGAAAAAACACTCATATTTATTGATGGCGGGAATTGCCTTAACCTGTAGTTTAAGCTTATCAGCCTGTCACTCGCAAGGGGAAAAAAAGCCAAATCAACCCTCTAAACATCTTAAAAGTAAAAAAGTAGATGCTAAGAAAAAAAGTAAAACTAGCCAGAAAAAACAAAAAGGTGTAGCAGGAGTTGACTACCCAACAGACGATGGTTTTATGTTAAGTAAACAGTCAAAAATTCTATCTAAGACAGACTCTGGTATTGTTGTTGAACATGATGGACACTCGCATTTTATTTTTTATAAAGACCTAAAAGGCAGTCAATTTGCCTATTTGATTCCTGAGGGAGCTAATTTATCAAAACCAATGGTCACAGCAGAGGCTTCTTCAAACCATGGTTCAGGTCATCATTATGTTTTTAATCCTGCAGATATCGTTGCAGAAGATGCACAAGGCTATACCGTTAGACATGGGGACCATTTCCACTATATTTTGAAATCAAGTTTGGGAATGTCTGTTTCGCCGTCAACAAATATGCAAGTGCAAGCTCAACACAATTTTGTAAGAAATGTTAACTACACCCCTCAAGGCAGTGGCATTTCAGGGCTTGATTTTGCAACCAGTGATGGCTTTAAATTTGACGGTAAAGAAATTGTAGGACAAACCAAAGATAGTATTTTAGTCAACCATAACGGTCACTTGCACCCCATCACTTTTAATGATTTACGTCAATCAGGCTGGGGCGAGATTGCAGACTACTATGAGAGTCAGTCTAAAGGAGATAAAAAAAATACTCCAAAAGATGCCCTTGAAGAAGAGTTTAAAGCAAAGTTGGATTATTTGGCTAAAGAACTAGGACTATCTACGGATCTTATTAAACGTATTGAGACTAAAGATGGAAAACTTGGTTTAGAGTATCCACATGGCGATCATAGTCATGTGCTCATGTTAACTGACTTTGAAATTGGTAAAGCAATTCCAGATCCTCATGATTTATACCATGCAAGACAGCTTGAAAAACATAAAATCGGAATGCAAACCCTTAAAAATATGGGATTTGATGATGAGGTTGTTTTGGATATTGTGAGAACTCACATGGTTGCAACAGATTTCCCATCAAATGAAACAAATCCTAAGGCTATGGAAAAATGGTTAGCAAGTGTTACAAAAGTGGATTTAGGTAGCCGTAAAAATCCTTTGAAACGCTTTGGTTTATCTTACTTACCAAATTTAGAAGCTTTAGGTATTGGTTTTACACCTATCGATGATATGACACCAGTTCTTCAATTTAAAAAATTGAAACAGTTATTAATGACGGCGACGGGTGTAAAAAATTATGATTTCTTAAGTCAAATGCCAATGCTTGAAAGCATTGATGTTTCACAAAATGGTTTAGATGATTTGAGCTTTTTAGTACCTTATAAAAAGCTTAACCTAGTTGCTGCTGCTGACAACAATTTGAAAACACTGGCTCCGCTAGCAGAATTGCCCAATTTACAGTTTCTTGTTTTAAGTAATAATCAGATTAGTGATTTAAGTCCATTGGCTTCATTGTCTAAAATTCAAGAGATTCATATCGAAAATAATAAGTTGTCAAACTTAAATGCCTTAACAGGAAAAGAAAGTTTAAAAATACTTAACTTATCTGAAAATAAAGGATTTGATGCTGATAGTCTGAAACTACCAAATTTAGAAATGTTGACTTTAGAGAAAGTAGATTTAAAATCGTTAGATTTTATTAAAAACAATCCTTCATTGACAGAATTAACAGTTAGTCATAATCAACTGAAACAATTAGATGGCATTGAAGGTCATAAACGTTTGGTGAACTTGAAAGCTGAGTCTAATCAATTACAAACAATAAAACTGCCTCATAAACAAGAATCTTTGAAATATTTAAATGTTTCAAAAAATGAATTGAAAGATTTGGAAGGTGTTAATGATTATCAAAAACTTGAAACCTTAAGAGCAGCTACTAACAAACTGACAAGTCTAAAACTAAAAGAAGCAAATCATCAGGTAACCAGCTTAGATGTTAGTGATAACAATATTCCTTTAGAAGAATTGAAACAACCTCAAGAAAATGCTATTCCAATTGTTATTGCACAAAATTTCCCATCAGTAAGAGAGGGGAGTGCAGCTGACAACGGCACGGCGGAAGAAAAAGCTAAGAGAGCTACTGATGCTGAAAGTGCTTCTCATGAAGAGTTAGAGCATAGTGAAGACGATCATCATAATCATGAGCACCACCATCATGATGAAGATGAGCATGACCATGATCATTAA
- the metK gene encoding methionine adenosyltransferase, whose translation MSERKLFTSESVSEGHPDKIADQISDAILDAILAEDPDSHVAAETAVYTGSVHVFGEISTNAYVDINRVVRDTIAEIGYTEAEYGFSAESVGVHPSLVEQSSDIAQGVNEALEVREGQKDDLSLIGAGDQGLMFGFAIDETEELMPLPISLSHRLVKKLADLRKSGEISYLRPDAKSQVTVEYDENDQPSRVDTVVISTQHDPDVTNETIRRDVIEKVIKSVIPAKFIDDKTKYFINPTGRFVIGGPQGDSGLTGRKIIVDTYGGYSRHGGGAFSGKDATKVDRSASYAARYIAKNIVAAGLARKVEVQLAYAIGVAHPVSVRVDTFGTSRVSESQLEAAVRHHFDLRPAGIIKMLDLKRPIYKQTAAYGHMGRTDIDLPWEKCDKADALKAFLA comes from the coding sequence ATGTCAGAACGTAAACTTTTTACATCTGAATCTGTATCTGAGGGGCATCCTGATAAGATTGCTGATCAAATTTCAGATGCTATTTTAGATGCTATTCTCGCTGAGGATCCTGATTCACACGTTGCAGCTGAAACAGCTGTATATACTGGCTCTGTTCATGTATTTGGTGAAATTTCGACCAATGCTTATGTGGATATTAACCGTGTTGTTCGTGATACTATTGCTGAGATTGGTTATACTGAAGCCGAATATGGTTTTTCTGCAGAGTCAGTCGGGGTGCATCCATCGCTTGTTGAACAATCTTCAGATATTGCTCAAGGAGTTAATGAAGCGCTAGAGGTAAGAGAAGGGCAAAAAGATGATTTAAGTCTTATCGGAGCTGGGGACCAAGGTCTCATGTTTGGTTTTGCTATCGATGAAACAGAAGAATTGATGCCATTGCCGATTTCATTGTCACATCGTTTGGTTAAAAAATTAGCTGATTTGAGAAAATCAGGAGAGATTTCTTATTTAAGACCTGATGCAAAATCACAGGTAACTGTTGAGTATGATGAAAATGATCAACCATCTCGAGTGGATACAGTTGTTATTTCAACACAACACGATCCTGATGTGACCAATGAAACCATTAGACGTGATGTTATTGAAAAAGTGATTAAGTCGGTTATTCCAGCGAAATTTATTGATGACAAGACTAAATACTTTATCAATCCGACCGGCCGTTTTGTTATTGGTGGGCCTCAAGGGGACTCAGGTTTAACAGGCCGTAAAATTATTGTTGATACATACGGTGGCTATTCTCGCCATGGTGGTGGTGCCTTCTCAGGAAAAGATGCTACCAAGGTAGACCGTTCTGCATCTTACGCAGCTCGTTATATTGCTAAAAATATTGTAGCAGCCGGCTTAGCTAGAAAAGTTGAGGTGCAATTAGCATACGCTATTGGGGTTGCACATCCTGTTTCAGTTCGTGTGGATACTTTTGGAACATCACGTGTTTCGGAATCACAATTAGAAGCAGCAGTGAGACATCATTTTGACTTGCGTCCAGCAGGTATCATCAAAATGCTTGATTTGAAACGTCCAATTTATAAGCAAACAGCTGCTTACGGACATATGGGGAGAACGGATATTGATCTGCCTTGGGAAAAATGTGATAAAGCTGACGCATTAAAGGCCTTTTTAGCTTAA
- a CDS encoding UDP-N-acetylglucosamine 1-carboxyvinyltransferase, whose translation MRKIIINGGKPLSGEVTVSGAKNSVVALIPAIILAKDLVVLDGVPAISDVDSLIEIMEVMGAKVSYEGDCLTIDPSGVESVPMPYGKINSLRASYYFYGSLLGRFGEATVGLPGGCDLGPRPIDLHLKAFEAMGAEISYEGENMRLSAPDGHLHGAHIFMDTVSVGATINTMLAATTANGKTTIENAAREPEIIDIATLLNNMGAHIRGAGTDVITIEGVTELHGTTHQVIPDRIEAGTYIAMAAAVGNGVKVSNVLYEHLESFIAKLEEMGVRMTVEEDSIYVEKQEHLKAVTIKTSPYPGFATDLQQPLTPLLLTASGRGSIIYTIYQKRVNHVPELARMGAKIATLGDQIVYDGPAVLSGAQVKATDLRAGAALVTAGLMAEGRTEITNIEFILRGYANIIEKLQALGADIQLIED comes from the coding sequence ATGCGTAAAATTATTATCAATGGTGGTAAGCCTTTAAGTGGAGAAGTGACGGTCTCCGGTGCAAAAAACAGTGTTGTAGCCCTTATTCCTGCTATTATCTTAGCAAAAGATCTTGTTGTATTAGATGGTGTTCCAGCCATTAGTGATGTTGATAGTCTTATTGAAATCATGGAAGTTATGGGAGCCAAAGTGTCCTATGAAGGGGATTGCTTAACAATTGATCCTAGTGGTGTGGAAAGTGTACCAATGCCTTATGGGAAAATCAATAGTCTTAGAGCATCTTATTATTTCTATGGAAGTTTACTTGGTCGTTTTGGTGAAGCAACGGTTGGCTTACCAGGTGGTTGTGATTTGGGTCCTAGACCGATTGATTTGCATTTAAAAGCTTTTGAAGCTATGGGAGCAGAGATTTCTTATGAAGGCGAGAATATGCGTCTTTCAGCTCCTGATGGGCACCTTCATGGGGCACACATTTTCATGGATACTGTTAGTGTCGGTGCAACCATCAATACGATGTTAGCAGCAACAACTGCAAATGGGAAAACAACTATTGAGAATGCTGCTAGAGAACCGGAAATTATCGATATTGCAACCTTGTTAAACAATATGGGAGCACATATTCGTGGAGCTGGAACGGATGTTATCACCATCGAAGGGGTAACAGAACTTCACGGGACGACGCACCAAGTTATTCCTGATCGAATTGAAGCTGGGACCTATATTGCCATGGCTGCAGCTGTTGGGAATGGTGTTAAGGTTTCTAATGTTCTATATGAGCATTTAGAGAGTTTTATTGCAAAACTTGAAGAGATGGGGGTTCGAATGACGGTTGAAGAAGATTCAATTTACGTTGAAAAGCAAGAGCATCTCAAAGCAGTTACTATTAAAACATCACCTTATCCGGGCTTTGCCACAGATTTACAGCAACCTCTCACTCCCTTGTTGCTGACTGCTTCTGGTAGAGGAAGTATTATTTATACCATTTATCAAAAACGTGTTAATCATGTTCCTGAATTGGCTAGAATGGGTGCGAAAATAGCAACTCTAGGAGATCAGATTGTTTATGATGGGCCAGCAGTTCTAAGTGGCGCACAAGTAAAGGCTACTGACTTAAGAGCTGGTGCAGCACTTGTGACAGCTGGCTTAATGGCTGAAGGCCGTACGGAGATAACTAATATTGAGTTTATTCTCAGAGGTTATGCTAATATCATTGAAAAATTACAAGCCTTAGGCGCTGATATTCAACTAATTGAAGACTAA
- a CDS encoding MFS transporter translates to MEKTMEQREEVVSYNRAKVWQLVLFALNNASTNIYLFTFMFVTYFSTGVLGLAAIFVSQIMGYIRIFDGFIDPAIGIIIDKTETKFGKYRPILVIGNIVTALSLILLLSLSAVDQGIRFPLFILVLIIHKIGYSMQQTITKAGQTALTNDPKQRPIFNIVDAVMTTTLMTGGQYVVSSFLVPKFGNFTPEFFKVLIYGTIVISAVLAIAAIIGIWSKDNKEFFGLGENTQKTELKDYWKVLKGNKPLQVLSIAAALVKFAVQFFGDSVVMVILFGILFGNYALSGQFSLLYVVPGVVINIIFSSIARKKGLRFSYVKALQVGLVGLVAFGAVLYFGHPGDLSLAKINMYTILFIVTNIIARFASQAPASLVLTMGADISDFETSESGRYVSGMIGTIFSLTDSIASSFAPMVVGAVLAGIGFAKAYPTMETPLTPELKMALMVLLVGVPFVALLVALVLMRFYKLDKEEMIRIQEKIQVMKAASSDERVKAIAKNVPLTDMDYVDVTNYPVDKD, encoded by the coding sequence ATGGAGAAAACAATGGAACAAAGGGAAGAAGTGGTAAGCTATAATCGTGCTAAGGTGTGGCAATTAGTTCTTTTTGCTCTTAATAATGCGTCAACAAACATTTATTTATTTACATTTATGTTTGTTACTTACTTCTCGACGGGTGTTTTGGGACTAGCAGCAATCTTTGTTAGTCAGATTATGGGCTATATCCGTATTTTTGACGGCTTCATTGACCCGGCTATTGGTATTATTATTGATAAAACAGAAACAAAATTTGGCAAGTACCGTCCGATTTTGGTTATTGGTAATATTGTGACAGCTTTGTCTTTAATCCTTTTGCTATCACTTTCAGCTGTTGATCAAGGGATTCGTTTCCCCTTATTTATCCTTGTTTTGATTATCCATAAAATTGGATACTCTATGCAGCAGACAATAACAAAGGCTGGTCAAACGGCTTTAACGAATGATCCAAAACAGCGTCCGATTTTTAATATTGTAGATGCAGTTATGACAACCACATTAATGACTGGAGGTCAGTATGTTGTTTCCAGTTTCTTAGTTCCTAAATTTGGAAATTTCACACCAGAATTCTTTAAGGTATTGATTTATGGAACAATTGTTATCTCAGCAGTCTTAGCGATTGCAGCAATTATTGGTATTTGGTCAAAAGATAATAAAGAATTTTTTGGTTTAGGTGAAAATACACAAAAAACTGAACTTAAAGATTATTGGAAGGTTTTAAAAGGGAACAAGCCGCTACAAGTGTTATCTATTGCTGCAGCTTTGGTTAAGTTTGCCGTTCAGTTCTTCGGTGACTCTGTTGTAATGGTTATTTTATTTGGGATTCTCTTTGGAAACTATGCTCTTTCAGGACAATTTTCTTTGTTATATGTTGTGCCTGGTGTTGTTATTAATATTATTTTCTCAAGTATTGCACGTAAAAAAGGGCTTCGTTTTTCATATGTAAAAGCTCTTCAAGTTGGTTTGGTTGGTTTAGTTGCATTTGGTGCAGTGTTATACTTTGGTCATCCAGGTGATCTAAGTCTTGCTAAAATCAACATGTATACTATTTTATTCATTGTGACAAATATTATTGCACGTTTTGCCTCTCAAGCTCCTGCGAGTTTGGTTCTGACGATGGGGGCGGATATTTCTGATTTTGAAACTTCAGAATCAGGTCGCTATGTCTCTGGGATGATTGGGACAATCTTCTCGCTAACGGACTCTATTGCCTCTTCTTTTGCTCCAATGGTTGTCGGAGCTGTACTTGCAGGTATAGGATTTGCTAAAGCTTATCCTACTATGGAAACACCATTGACTCCAGAGCTAAAAATGGCCTTAATGGTTCTTCTTGTAGGTGTACCATTTGTAGCATTACTTGTTGCCTTAGTTTTAATGAGATTTTATAAACTTGATAAAGAAGAAATGATTCGTATTCAAGAGAAAATACAAGTTATGAAAGCTGCTTCAAGTGACGAGCGTGTTAAAGCTATTGCGAAGAATGTTCCATTAACTGATATGGATTATGTTGATGTTACCAATTATCCTGTTGATAAAGACTAG
- a CDS encoding sugar kinase → MKKVISLGEILLRLTPPQYQTLSQANSLECQFGGSELNVLATLAQLGHQVAMVSAIPDNDLGTMTQQFLFSKQIGQKAVIRKGQRLGLYYYQKGFSRRASRVTYDRKYSAFWESRLADYDVESLFEEADWFHVSGITPALTNELYHLTEVLMKKAKELGVTISFDLNFRESLWSSFQEARDLLSPLVALADVCIGLEPIHLPSEVNDLKDELGLKAPYKDKIILLEVLEEICQSYQLKTIAFTQREMGYHNDYILKAYLYYQGKLYETTESPIQVLDRVGTGDAFTAGLIHAFLEGESAQKALDIAMACFTFKHTIEGDVNLISKEDIVRFMNATSFDVKR, encoded by the coding sequence ATGAAAAAAGTTATTTCACTGGGTGAAATTTTATTACGATTGACGCCACCTCAATACCAAACCTTAAGCCAAGCAAATTCCTTAGAGTGTCAATTTGGTGGATCAGAATTAAATGTATTAGCTACTTTGGCTCAATTAGGGCATCAAGTGGCGATGGTTTCAGCTATTCCAGATAATGATTTGGGAACCATGACACAACAATTTTTATTTTCCAAACAAATAGGTCAAAAAGCAGTTATTCGAAAAGGACAACGGCTGGGCCTTTATTACTATCAAAAGGGATTTTCAAGAAGAGCAAGCCGTGTGACGTATGATCGTAAATACTCTGCTTTTTGGGAAAGTCGGTTAGCGGATTACGATGTAGAGTCCTTGTTTGAAGAAGCAGATTGGTTTCATGTTTCAGGGATAACACCTGCTCTGACGAATGAGTTATACCATTTAACAGAAGTCTTAATGAAAAAGGCTAAGGAATTGGGTGTAACCATTTCTTTTGATTTAAATTTTAGAGAGAGTCTTTGGTCATCTTTTCAAGAGGCGCGGGATTTATTGTCGCCTTTAGTAGCTTTAGCGGATGTATGCATTGGTCTTGAACCTATTCATTTACCGAGTGAAGTAAATGATTTGAAAGATGAATTGGGCTTGAAGGCACCTTACAAGGATAAAATAATCCTTTTAGAGGTGCTAGAGGAAATCTGCCAATCTTATCAATTGAAAACTATTGCCTTTACGCAAAGAGAAATGGGATACCATAATGACTATATTTTAAAAGCATATTTATACTATCAGGGAAAGTTGTATGAGACGACGGAGTCACCTATACAAGTGCTTGATCGAGTTGGAACAGGTGATGCTTTTACTGCTGGTTTAATTCATGCTTTCTTAGAAGGGGAGTCTGCCCAAAAGGCACTGGATATTGCAATGGCTTGTTTCACCTTTAAACACACTATCGAAGGAGATGTTAATTTAATTTCAAAAGAAGATATAGTAAGGTTTATGAATGCGACTTCTTTTGACGTTAAACGCTAA
- a CDS encoding FadR/GntR family transcriptional regulator, which translates to MARPLVEQTAERLLQLILEREYEIGAKLPNEYELAQDLDVGRSTIREAVRSLATRNILEVRQGSGTYISSKKGVSEDPLGFSLVKDTDQLASDLFELRLLLEPRIAELVAQRVTEEHYLELEKIVIAIEEAVEAGDENHLLLDVQFHSLLANYSGNIAMDSLLPVINQSIHLINAKYTNIQMKSESLHAHRDILKAIKERNPVSAHDAMLLHIMTVRNSALKQVSKK; encoded by the coding sequence ATGGCTAGACCATTAGTTGAACAAACTGCGGAACGTTTATTACAATTAATTCTTGAACGTGAGTATGAGATTGGTGCGAAATTACCAAATGAGTACGAATTGGCACAAGATTTAGATGTTGGTAGAAGTACCATTCGTGAGGCAGTTAGAAGTTTAGCGACTCGAAATATCTTAGAAGTAAGACAGGGCTCGGGGACCTATATTAGTTCTAAAAAAGGGGTATCAGAGGATCCTCTTGGATTTTCATTGGTAAAAGATACAGATCAATTGGCATCTGATTTATTTGAATTAAGACTTTTACTTGAGCCTAGAATTGCAGAGCTTGTGGCACAAAGAGTCACTGAAGAACACTATTTGGAGCTGGAGAAAATTGTAATTGCTATTGAAGAGGCTGTAGAAGCCGGGGATGAGAATCATTTGCTTTTAGATGTGCAATTTCATTCTCTGCTTGCTAATTATAGTGGGAATATTGCCATGGATAGTCTGTTACCTGTTATCAATCAATCAATTCATCTGATAAATGCTAAATATACCAATATCCAAATGAAGTCGGAAAGTTTGCATGCTCATAGAGATATTTTAAAAGCGATTAAAGAAAGAAATCCAGTTTCGGCGCATGATGCCATGCTTTTGCACATTATGACGGTTAGAAATTCAGCATTGAAACAGGTTTCAAAAAAATGA
- a CDS encoding bifunctional 4-hydroxy-2-oxoglutarate aldolase/2-dehydro-3-deoxy-phosphogluconate aldolase codes for MLNRLKENFFFAVVRGKTAEDAIEISKHAILGGICNIEITFSTPNACQVIKKLSDDFKEDQSVIVGAGTVMTTDLAQEAIDAGANFLVSPHFDLAIAQLANENGVFYFPGCATATEVVTAMRASCPIIKLFPGGIVGPGFIKDIHGPIPEVDLMPSGGVSIDNVAEWKKAGAIAVGVGSALSSKVASQGYDSVTEIAKAFVSAIK; via the coding sequence ATGCTTAACCGATTGAAAGAAAATTTTTTCTTTGCTGTTGTGCGTGGTAAAACAGCAGAAGATGCTATTGAAATTTCAAAACATGCTATTTTAGGTGGTATTTGTAATATTGAAATCACTTTTTCAACTCCAAATGCCTGTCAAGTGATTAAAAAGTTATCAGATGACTTTAAAGAAGACCAGTCAGTTATTGTTGGAGCAGGAACTGTTATGACGACTGATTTAGCACAAGAAGCTATTGATGCAGGGGCAAACTTTCTTGTTAGTCCTCACTTTGATTTAGCTATTGCACAATTGGCCAATGAAAACGGTGTTTTCTATTTTCCGGGATGTGCTACTGCTACAGAAGTGGTCACAGCTATGAGAGCATCTTGTCCCATCATTAAACTTTTCCCTGGAGGAATCGTTGGTCCTGGATTTATCAAAGATATTCATGGACCTATTCCAGAGGTTGACTTAATGCCATCTGGTGGTGTCTCTATTGATAATGTGGCAGAGTGGAAAAAAGCTGGTGCAATTGCAGTCGGTGTAGGATCTGCACTGTCAAGCAAGGTTGCAAGTCAAGGTTATGATAGTGTTACAGAGATTGCAAAAGCCTTTGTTTCAGCAATTAAATAA
- the uxaC gene encoding glucuronate isomerase, with protein MAFNDDNFMLKNEAAKKLYQKIKNQPIFDYHCHLDPKEIYQDEVYDNIVDLWLGGDHYKWRLMRANGVSEEEITGSASKQDKFKAFARTLERAYGNPVYHWSVMELKNVFGIEENLTSENADSIYHQLNTYLLENQISPRKLIADSKVTFIGTTDHPLDDLSWHQKLAEDDSFSTVVAPTFRPDQAFIEHAQFRTFIEALGQSVERTISDFRTFVEALESRVAYFAKHGCKASDISFTEIVFENATRSELDVLLTKVIGGYYPNQFEINQWQTAVFAELCRLYKKYGFVTQVHFGALRNNHSGIYTKLGADVGVDSLGDQTALAINMNRLLDHLVVTDSLPKMIWYNLNPTYNITVANTLANFQANEEGVKSYLQFGAGWWFADTKLGMISQMNALAEQGILANFIGMLTDSRSFLSYQRHDYFRRILANYIGEWITEGEVPEDYEALGKIAQDIAYNNAQVYFNN; from the coding sequence ATGGCTTTTAATGATGATAATTTTATGTTAAAAAATGAAGCTGCAAAGAAGCTTTACCAAAAAATCAAAAATCAACCGATTTTTGACTATCATTGCCATCTTGATCCAAAAGAGATTTATCAAGATGAGGTTTATGATAATATTGTTGACTTATGGCTGGGCGGCGACCATTATAAATGGCGACTTATGCGAGCTAACGGTGTGTCAGAAGAAGAGATTACTGGCTCTGCTTCAAAACAAGATAAGTTTAAGGCTTTTGCGAGAACCTTAGAAAGAGCTTATGGAAATCCTGTCTATCATTGGTCTGTTATGGAACTGAAAAACGTATTTGGGATTGAAGAAAACTTAACATCAGAAAATGCAGACTCTATTTACCATCAGTTGAACACTTACCTACTGGAGAATCAGATTAGTCCACGAAAATTGATTGCAGATAGCAAGGTCACCTTTATTGGAACAACAGATCATCCATTGGATGATTTAAGTTGGCATCAAAAGTTAGCTGAGGACGACAGTTTTTCAACCGTTGTTGCACCAACTTTCAGGCCAGATCAGGCTTTTATTGAACATGCACAATTTAGAACATTTATTGAAGCTTTGGGCCAAAGTGTTGAGAGGACCATTTCAGATTTTAGGACATTTGTTGAGGCCTTGGAAAGCAGAGTTGCCTACTTTGCTAAACATGGCTGTAAAGCAAGTGATATTAGTTTTACAGAGATTGTTTTTGAAAACGCTACAAGGTCTGAGTTAGATGTTTTGTTGACTAAGGTTATTGGAGGTTATTATCCTAATCAATTTGAAATTAACCAATGGCAAACAGCTGTTTTTGCAGAACTTTGTCGATTGTATAAAAAGTATGGTTTTGTGACACAAGTTCATTTTGGGGCTCTTCGTAATAATCATTCTGGTATTTACACTAAATTAGGTGCAGATGTGGGTGTGGATTCTTTAGGTGATCAAACGGCTTTGGCAATAAACATGAATCGATTATTGGATCACTTAGTTGTTACTGATAGCTTACCGAAAATGATTTGGTATAACTTAAACCCAACATATAACATCACCGTCGCAAACACTTTAGCTAACTTTCAAGCTAATGAAGAAGGTGTCAAATCCTATCTACAATTTGGTGCGGGCTGGTGGTTTGCAGATACCAAGTTAGGGATGATTAGTCAAATGAATGCTTTAGCAGAACAAGGGATTTTAGCTAATTTTATTGGCATGTTAACGGATTCTCGTAGCTTCCTTTCTTATCAACGTCATGATTATTTCAGACGGATTTTAGCCAATTATATTGGCGAGTGGATAACCGAAGGTGAAGTTCCAGAAGACTATGAGGCACTTGGCAAGATTGCTCAAGATATTGCATATAACAATGCGCAAGTTTATTTCAACAATTAA